In the Bradyrhizobium guangzhouense genome, one interval contains:
- a CDS encoding Tim44 domain-containing protein has translation MPGIWETNMNFSQWSRRLVKTIAVVLALALPTALAISSADARVGGGFSSGSRGSRTFSAPPSTTTAPGSASPFNRTYSQPGAGMNNALPSRGGLFGRGGGFLGGLAAGFLGAGLLGMLFGGGLFGGLGGLSSFLGLIIQIVLVVFVVRLAMSWWQRRNSPQAAYAGAGPQASYRSGLGSGLGSGFGANNAPLEIKPADYEAFERLLGDIQSAWSNEDVAKLHTLATPEMVSYFEQDLAQNRARNAVNKVTNVKLLQGDLAEAWREGETDYATVAMRFALTDKTVDRNTGAIVSGSEQPGEVTEVWTFARRPGSPWELSAIQQTN, from the coding sequence CGATTGCCGTCGTCCTGGCGCTCGCGCTGCCGACGGCGCTTGCGATCTCGTCCGCCGATGCCCGCGTTGGTGGCGGCTTCTCGTCGGGGTCGCGCGGCTCGCGGACCTTTTCGGCCCCGCCGTCGACCACGACCGCGCCGGGCTCCGCCTCGCCATTCAACCGCACCTATAGTCAGCCTGGCGCCGGCATGAACAATGCTTTGCCTTCGCGCGGCGGCCTGTTCGGCCGCGGCGGCGGTTTCCTGGGTGGTCTTGCGGCCGGTTTTCTCGGTGCCGGCTTGCTCGGCATGCTGTTCGGTGGCGGCCTGTTCGGCGGTCTCGGCGGCCTGTCGTCGTTCCTGGGCCTGATCATCCAGATCGTGCTCGTGGTGTTCGTGGTGCGGCTGGCGATGTCCTGGTGGCAGCGCCGCAACTCGCCGCAGGCGGCCTACGCAGGTGCGGGACCGCAGGCGAGCTATCGCAGCGGTCTTGGTTCCGGCCTCGGCAGCGGCTTCGGCGCCAACAACGCGCCGCTCGAGATCAAGCCCGCCGACTACGAGGCGTTCGAGCGCCTGCTTGGCGACATCCAGTCCGCGTGGTCGAACGAGGACGTTGCGAAACTGCACACGCTCGCGACGCCGGAAATGGTCTCCTATTTCGAGCAGGACCTTGCCCAGAACCGCGCGCGCAATGCGGTGAACAAGGTAACCAACGTCAAGCTGTTGCAGGGCGACCTCGCAGAAGCCTGGCGTGAAGGCGAGACCGACTACGCGACCGTGGCGATGCGTTTCGCGCTCACCGACAAGACCGTCGATCGCAACACCGGAGCGATCGTCTCCGGCAGCGAGCAGCCAGGCGAGGTCACCGAGGTCTGGACCTTCGCCCGTCGTCCAGGCAGCCCCTGGGAATTGTCGGCGATCCAGCAGACCAACTGA
- the atzF gene encoding allophanate hydrolase, translated as MSQSVARSRTHHDNSARNPSLPLEAIEAAYDRIEAERDRNCWIHVRPREEALDICRKLVARARTGEHLPLLGIPFGVKDNIDVEGMPTTAACPAFSYTPWHSAHSVERLTSAGAICLGKTNLDQFATGLSGARSPYGACASVADARYVSGGSSSGSAVAVAAGHVAFALGTDTGGSGRIPAGFNNIVGIKPTVGLVSSRGLVPNCPTIDCVSVFCNTVCDGEAILDIIEGFDFEDPYSRRPRAFSFASGALSSFRFGRIASADLECFGMPECGELYERACERFTVIGGTAVEVDFAPFRQAGELMFSGPWVAERHSAIASLLDIESGSLLDVTKTVLASAAGYSAIDTFGAIHRLQRLRRDVEAIFAGIDALVVPTAPRPFTLEEMFGDPITLNNRLGYYSYFANLLDLCGVAVPNATLPDGMPMGVTLLAPAWHDRALIGLARRFEAGAGEAAFELKSGA; from the coding sequence GTGAGCCAGTCTGTCGCGCGCTCCAGGACACATCATGACAACAGCGCGAGGAATCCGTCCCTGCCGCTGGAGGCGATCGAGGCTGCCTATGACCGGATCGAGGCCGAACGCGACCGCAATTGCTGGATCCATGTCCGCCCGCGGGAGGAGGCGCTGGACATATGCCGCAAGCTCGTGGCGCGCGCGCGGACCGGCGAACATCTTCCGCTGCTCGGCATTCCCTTTGGTGTGAAGGACAATATTGATGTCGAGGGGATGCCGACCACCGCCGCATGCCCGGCGTTCAGCTACACGCCCTGGCATTCCGCGCACAGCGTCGAACGCCTCACCTCGGCCGGTGCAATTTGCCTCGGAAAGACCAATCTCGATCAGTTCGCCACAGGCCTGTCTGGCGCGCGTTCGCCTTATGGCGCCTGCGCCTCGGTTGCCGATGCGCGCTATGTCTCGGGCGGCTCGAGCTCCGGGTCCGCGGTCGCCGTGGCGGCGGGGCACGTGGCGTTCGCGCTCGGCACCGACACCGGCGGGTCCGGCCGCATCCCTGCCGGCTTCAACAACATCGTCGGAATCAAGCCGACCGTCGGGCTGGTGTCGTCACGCGGGCTGGTGCCGAATTGCCCGACGATCGATTGCGTCTCGGTGTTCTGCAACACCGTCTGCGATGGCGAGGCGATCCTCGACATTATCGAAGGGTTCGACTTCGAAGACCCCTACAGCCGCCGGCCCAGGGCGTTTTCTTTCGCCAGTGGAGCGCTGTCATCGTTTCGGTTCGGCCGCATTGCGTCAGCCGATCTCGAATGCTTCGGCATGCCGGAATGCGGCGAGCTCTATGAGCGCGCCTGTGAGCGTTTCACCGTGATCGGCGGAACGGCTGTTGAGGTGGACTTCGCTCCGTTCCGCCAGGCCGGGGAGTTGATGTTCAGCGGACCCTGGGTGGCGGAGCGGCACTCGGCCATCGCCTCGCTCCTGGACATCGAGTCCGGCTCCCTGCTTGATGTCACCAAAACGGTTCTCGCCTCAGCCGCAGGCTATTCGGCGATCGACACGTTTGGCGCCATTCACCGGCTGCAGCGTCTTCGTCGCGACGTCGAGGCGATCTTTGCGGGGATCGATGCGCTGGTGGTCCCGACCGCACCGCGGCCGTTCACGCTGGAGGAGATGTTTGGCGATCCGATCACTCTCAACAATCGCCTCGGCTACTACTCGTACTTTGCCAATCTGCTCGATCTTTGCGGCGTCGCGGTTCCGAACGCGACATTGCCCGATGGCATGCCGATGGGCGTGACCTTGCTGGCGCCGGCCTGGCACGATCGCGCACTGATCGGACTGGCGCGGCGGTTCGAGGCCGGCGCAGGCGAAGCGGCTTTCGAATTGAAATCGGGCGCCTGA